A genomic segment from Lignipirellula cremea encodes:
- a CDS encoding mevalonate kinase family protein has translation MEIIRRRAYARAGLVGNPSDGYFGKTLSVIVRDYFAEVVLYEWEEIEVLLTDEDRNRFATIDDLARDVKLHGYYGGIRLIKAAIHRFVEYCRQQETPLHDRKFSIRYRTNIPRAVGLAGSSAIVVATLRGLLAFYQVDMPLAVQASWVLGVENELGIAAGLQDRVIQVYEGLVFMDFAQEQMQTLNGFRVGQYQSMDPALLPPLYLAYSTTAGEPTEVFHNNLRARFEAGEPSVLAAMEGFAGLADEAREALLRGDHAAFEQTLNANFDLRRRICQLPADQIAMVETARSVGASAKFAGSGGAIVGVCADPQKFQRLQHAMAQIDCLVWRPAIILEPPVEFDNRYD, from the coding sequence ATGGAGATCATCCGCCGCCGCGCCTATGCTCGGGCCGGGCTCGTCGGAAATCCGTCCGACGGCTACTTCGGCAAAACCTTGTCCGTGATTGTGCGAGATTATTTCGCCGAGGTGGTGCTGTACGAATGGGAAGAGATCGAGGTCTTGCTGACCGACGAAGATCGTAACCGGTTCGCCACCATCGACGATCTGGCGCGCGATGTGAAACTGCACGGGTACTATGGGGGTATCCGCCTGATCAAAGCCGCCATCCATCGTTTTGTCGAGTACTGCCGGCAGCAGGAAACGCCGCTTCATGATCGGAAATTCTCCATTCGTTACCGCACGAATATCCCTCGGGCGGTCGGTCTGGCGGGCAGCAGTGCGATTGTGGTGGCGACGCTGCGCGGTTTGCTGGCCTTTTATCAAGTCGACATGCCGCTTGCCGTTCAGGCGTCCTGGGTGCTCGGCGTAGAGAACGAACTGGGGATTGCCGCCGGCCTGCAGGATCGCGTGATCCAGGTTTACGAGGGGCTGGTCTTTATGGATTTCGCCCAGGAGCAGATGCAAACGCTGAACGGTTTCCGGGTGGGCCAGTATCAGTCGATGGACCCGGCGTTGTTGCCGCCGCTGTATCTGGCCTACAGCACGACGGCCGGTGAGCCGACCGAGGTGTTCCACAATAATCTGCGCGCCCGGTTTGAGGCGGGCGAGCCGTCCGTGCTGGCCGCGATGGAAGGCTTTGCGGGACTCGCGGACGAAGCCCGCGAGGCACTGTTACGGGGCGACCATGCGGCGTTTGAACAAACGCTCAACGCCAACTTTGATCTACGGCGCCGTATCTGTCAGTTGCCTGCCGATCAGATCGCCATGGTGGAAACGGCGCGCTCGGTCGGAGCCAGCGCCAAGTTTGCCGGCTCTGGGGGAGCCATTGTCGGCGTTTGCGCGGACCCGCAAAAATTCCAGCGACTGCAGCATGCGATGGCGCAGATCGACTGCCTGGTTTGGCGGCCGGCCATCATCCTGGAGCCGCCTGTCGAATTTGACAATCGCTATGACTGA
- a CDS encoding preprotein translocase subunit SecA — MDFLERVWEAIGLFFSGLLGNFERGVTGVFGSSNARYIKKLSHKVEAINALEPKYQAMSDEELREQTFKMRERLSAGETLDDILVEAFAVCREAGVRYLGMRHYDVQLIGGMVLHSGAIAEMVTGEGKTLVATLPAYLNAISGKGVHVVTVNDYLARRDMEWMAPLYMNLGLTVGAIQSDMDMAERQKAYQFDITYGTNNEFGFDYLRDNMRPAARDDHRYERWQQQAQGPLNYAIIDEVDNILIDEARTPLIISGEAHNNPAKYVDADRIARALQKETHFVVNEKDHTATLTDAGVREAERLAGVESFYTAGNMEWPHLIDNALRAHNLYKSDVNYVVEDGKVVIIDEFTGRKMEGRQWSDGLHQAVEAKERVQIKKETQTLATITLQNFFKLYKKISGMTGTAMTEATEFMKIYELDVIAIPTHRKMQRIERPDAIYRTEKEKYEAVANEIERAVKWDVLVLKGGDEIWCEILKETDDEITYRPRESKTKETISPLKVSKIDRRGRPVLVGTVSIEKSERISNLLNRRGIQHEVLNAKYHKREAEIVAQAGRKGAVTIATNMAGRGTDIVLGGNPETMAWARLQDKYATRLDVPKEEWESLIDEIDKTEGMKVEGAEVKKLGGLQVIGTERHEARRIDLQLRGRCGRQGDPGSSQFYLSLEDDLMRIFAGEWVKRILDSLGMKEGEAIESKMVTRRVEGAQKKVEERHFEVRKNLLEYDEVMDEQRKRTYKYRQRILDGVDVRDLLTDMIEEQVEHQMSVFLERDYGIESFAKWAGARLSTQFESPRAFRGMDINSAEPYAKELAARTAESNIHAQIDENLPDIDVDEEDGYNAENDWNWNALAAFANAQWNLNLKERELKEAGRHGVAELLMEKSSEAFAKIDLSEGEPMLREDYGVRVALQWAHSKFGIELTREDVQGLEPAAFKALVLKKALHAYDEKEALWPVQVGLSNFSTAGAAGQSRIDRTALIEWANFRFHSSIDPEQHKNDQREELRKLLLEISRTNSDQGRKAAAVAEEKLAAVEESIGDSRPSQKSVQALADWMSSELGAPLDVEKAIKTPFEELERKVRIAVQDRFHPEMRRLEREVLLQIVDSAWKDHLLAMDYLKSAVGLRGWGQLDSKVEYKREGMRLFENVWNSIGEQTTDLIFRMEQFDEGQQRSQFRETKAIHAEAQSVTEIADEQQQAIENSGGGDDKIEPIRNRGKKVGRNDPCPCQSGKKYKNCCMRKQDVA; from the coding sequence ATGGACTTTCTTGAACGAGTATGGGAGGCGATTGGCCTCTTTTTTTCCGGCTTGCTGGGCAATTTTGAACGGGGCGTGACCGGCGTTTTCGGTTCATCGAATGCCCGGTACATCAAAAAGCTGAGCCACAAAGTCGAGGCGATCAATGCCCTCGAGCCGAAATACCAGGCGATGTCCGACGAGGAACTGCGCGAGCAGACCTTCAAAATGCGGGAGCGGCTCTCCGCCGGAGAAACGCTCGACGATATTCTGGTCGAAGCGTTCGCCGTTTGTCGCGAAGCGGGCGTCCGCTACCTGGGCATGCGCCATTACGATGTACAGCTGATCGGCGGCATGGTGCTCCACAGCGGCGCCATCGCCGAAATGGTCACCGGCGAAGGAAAAACGCTGGTCGCCACTTTGCCGGCCTATCTCAACGCCATTTCCGGCAAGGGCGTGCACGTAGTCACGGTCAACGACTATCTGGCCCGTCGCGATATGGAGTGGATGGCTCCGTTGTACATGAACCTCGGCCTGACTGTCGGGGCGATCCAAAGCGACATGGATATGGCCGAACGCCAGAAGGCGTACCAGTTCGACATTACTTACGGCACCAACAACGAATTCGGCTTTGATTACCTCCGCGATAACATGCGGCCCGCCGCACGCGATGACCACCGTTACGAACGCTGGCAGCAGCAGGCCCAGGGGCCGCTGAACTACGCCATTATCGACGAAGTCGATAACATTCTGATCGACGAAGCCCGTACCCCGCTGATCATTTCGGGCGAAGCGCACAATAATCCGGCGAAATATGTCGACGCCGACCGGATCGCCCGGGCCCTGCAGAAAGAAACGCATTTCGTCGTCAACGAAAAAGACCACACCGCCACTCTGACCGACGCCGGCGTGCGCGAGGCAGAGCGTCTGGCGGGCGTGGAAAGCTTCTATACGGCCGGCAACATGGAATGGCCGCACCTGATCGACAACGCGTTAAGGGCCCATAACCTTTACAAATCCGACGTGAACTACGTAGTGGAAGACGGCAAGGTCGTCATCATCGACGAATTCACCGGCCGGAAAATGGAAGGCCGCCAGTGGTCCGACGGCCTGCACCAGGCGGTCGAAGCCAAAGAACGCGTGCAGATCAAAAAAGAAACGCAAACGCTCGCCACCATCACCCTGCAGAACTTCTTCAAGCTGTACAAAAAGATCAGCGGTATGACGGGCACCGCCATGACCGAGGCCACCGAGTTCATGAAGATTTATGAACTCGATGTCATCGCCATCCCGACCCATCGGAAAATGCAGCGCATCGAACGCCCCGACGCCATCTACCGCACCGAAAAAGAAAAGTACGAAGCAGTCGCCAACGAAATCGAACGGGCCGTCAAATGGGACGTCCTGGTTCTCAAAGGCGGCGACGAAATCTGGTGCGAAATCCTCAAAGAAACCGACGACGAAATTACCTATCGTCCCCGCGAAAGCAAAACAAAGGAAACGATTTCGCCGCTGAAAGTCTCCAAAATCGACCGCCGCGGCCGCCCCGTGCTGGTCGGCACCGTTTCGATTGAAAAAAGCGAGCGTATCTCTAACCTGCTCAACCGCCGCGGCATTCAGCATGAAGTGCTCAACGCCAAGTACCACAAACGGGAAGCAGAAATTGTCGCCCAGGCAGGCCGCAAGGGGGCCGTCACCATCGCCACCAACATGGCCGGCCGCGGCACCGACATCGTCCTTGGCGGCAACCCGGAAACCATGGCCTGGGCCCGCCTGCAGGACAAGTACGCCACCCGCCTGGATGTGCCGAAAGAGGAATGGGAATCCCTGATCGACGAGATCGACAAGACCGAAGGCATGAAAGTCGAAGGCGCCGAAGTCAAAAAACTCGGCGGCCTCCAGGTGATTGGAACCGAACGCCATGAGGCCCGCCGCATCGACCTGCAGTTGCGCGGTCGCTGCGGTCGCCAGGGCGACCCCGGCAGCAGCCAGTTCTACCTGTCGCTCGAAGACGACCTGATGCGGATCTTCGCTGGCGAATGGGTCAAACGCATTCTCGATTCGCTCGGCATGAAGGAAGGCGAAGCGATCGAAAGCAAAATGGTCACCCGCCGTGTCGAAGGCGCCCAGAAGAAAGTCGAAGAGCGACACTTCGAAGTGCGAAAGAACCTGCTCGAATACGACGAAGTCATGGACGAGCAGCGGAAACGCACCTACAAATACCGCCAGCGTATTCTCGACGGCGTCGATGTTCGCGACCTGCTGACCGATATGATCGAAGAGCAGGTCGAGCACCAGATGAGCGTCTTCCTGGAACGCGACTACGGCATCGAATCGTTCGCCAAATGGGCCGGCGCCAGGCTCTCCACCCAGTTTGAATCGCCGCGGGCTTTCCGCGGCATGGATATCAACAGCGCCGAACCGTACGCCAAAGAACTGGCGGCCCGCACGGCCGAAAGTAATATCCACGCCCAGATCGACGAGAACCTGCCCGACATCGATGTCGATGAAGAGGACGGCTACAACGCCGAAAACGACTGGAACTGGAACGCCCTGGCCGCATTCGCGAACGCCCAGTGGAACCTCAATCTGAAAGAACGCGAACTCAAAGAAGCAGGCAGGCATGGCGTGGCCGAACTGCTCATGGAAAAGTCCAGCGAGGCCTTCGCCAAGATCGACCTGTCCGAAGGCGAGCCGATGCTCCGCGAGGACTACGGCGTGCGTGTGGCGCTCCAGTGGGCCCACAGCAAGTTCGGGATCGAACTCACCCGCGAAGACGTCCAGGGTTTGGAACCGGCTGCATTCAAGGCGCTCGTACTGAAAAAGGCCCTGCACGCTTACGATGAAAAAGAAGCGTTGTGGCCTGTCCAGGTCGGCCTGTCCAACTTCTCCACCGCCGGAGCAGCAGGCCAGTCGCGGATCGATCGCACCGCCCTGATTGAATGGGCCAACTTCCGCTTCCACAGCAGCATCGATCCGGAACAACACAAGAACGACCAGCGCGAAGAACTGCGCAAGCTGCTGCTGGAAATCAGCCGGACAAATTCCGATCAAGGCCGTAAAGCAGCAGCCGTCGCGGAAGAAAAACTGGCCGCGGTCGAAGAATCTATCGGCGATTCCCGCCCCAGCCAGAAGTCCGTCCAGGCCCTGGCCGATTGGATGTCGTCGGAACTGGGCGCCCCGCTCGATGTAGAAAAAGCGATCAAGACTCCGTTTGAAGAGCTCGAACGAAAGGTCCGCATCGCCGTGCAGGATCGCTTCCACCCGGAAATGCGACGCCTGGAACGCGAAGTCCTGCTGCAGATCGTCGACAGCGCCTGGAAAGACCATCTTCTGGCGATGGACTACCTCAAGAGCGCCGTCGGCTTACGCGGCTGGGGACAGCTCGACTCCAAAGTCGAATACAAACGGGAAGGGATGCGGCTGTTCGAAAACGTCTGGAATTCGATCGGCGAACAAACCACCGACCTGATCTTCCGCATGGAACAGTTCGACGAAGGCCAGCAGCGTTCGCAATTTCGGGAAACCAAAGCGATCCACGCCGAGGCCCAGAGCGTGACCGAAATCGCCGACGAACAGCAACAGGCGATCGAGAACAGCGGCGGCGGCGACGACAAGATCGAACCGATCCGCAACCGCGGCAAAAAGGTCGGCCGCAACGATCCTTGCCCATGCCAGAGCGGCAAAAAGTACAAGAACTGCTGCATGCGAAAGCAGGACGTCGCCTAA
- a CDS encoding BON domain-containing protein translates to MRITTLALLTVAGLLWFAPAASAQSTTGGTFGNRTFGDGVSSGRNAVGGRTSGQAGTQAGATTQAMSDVGQVTGNERFIRENRDPGAFVGSDAGDVSNVRSQLGGQFGLGGLGNLGGRNQTDFRAENAQTSQGQRTVRAPLRLGFAPLLAPAPVVSARMEQRYLRLPGLDQAGQIAVAMQGRTAVLTGVVASEHARNLAARIALLEPGVSSVQNDLTVGAAPVTGP, encoded by the coding sequence ATGCGTATCACAACATTGGCCCTGCTCACCGTCGCCGGCTTGCTCTGGTTTGCACCGGCTGCCTCCGCCCAGTCAACCACCGGCGGGACTTTTGGGAATCGCACTTTTGGCGACGGCGTTTCCTCAGGTCGCAATGCGGTTGGCGGGAGAACCTCGGGCCAGGCAGGCACTCAGGCCGGAGCGACCACGCAGGCCATGAGCGACGTGGGACAGGTGACAGGCAACGAACGATTCATTCGAGAGAATCGCGATCCGGGCGCCTTTGTGGGTTCCGATGCGGGTGATGTGTCCAACGTTCGTAGCCAGTTAGGCGGGCAGTTTGGCCTCGGCGGACTCGGCAACCTGGGCGGCCGGAATCAGACCGATTTCCGCGCCGAGAACGCGCAGACATCGCAAGGCCAGCGAACGGTCCGAGCGCCGTTGCGATTGGGCTTTGCGCCATTGCTGGCCCCGGCTCCGGTGGTTAGCGCCCGGATGGAGCAGCGTTATTTGCGGCTGCCCGGACTCGACCAGGCGGGACAGATCGCCGTGGCGATGCAGGGCCGAACGGCCGTACTCACCGGCGTGGTGGCGTCGGAGCACGCCCGCAATCTGGCAGCGCGGATCGCGCTACTGGAACCGGGCGTCTCCAGCGTACAGAACGACCTGACCGTCGGCGCAGCGCCAGTTACTGGCCCGTAA
- a CDS encoding response regulator transcription factor — protein MTDEPRNDEPSDNKRVLLVDDDPEIIESLRYALETKGYTVLVARDGNQGLAMAERESPNLIILDMMMPKRSGFLVLEKLRRTQRDPMRVIMITANEGSRHKAYAEMLGVDEYLRKPFAMDRLIAAVERLLGQSAGE, from the coding sequence ATGACCGACGAACCCCGCAACGACGAGCCTTCCGATAACAAGCGGGTGCTGTTAGTCGACGACGACCCGGAAATCATCGAGTCTCTGCGCTATGCGCTGGAGACAAAAGGCTACACCGTGCTGGTCGCACGCGACGGCAACCAGGGTCTGGCAATGGCGGAAAGGGAATCGCCTAACCTCATCATCCTCGACATGATGATGCCCAAACGGAGCGGTTTCCTGGTGCTGGAGAAACTGCGCCGCACCCAGCGCGATCCAATGCGAGTAATTATGATTACCGCCAATGAGGGCAGCCGCCACAAAGCGTACGCTGAAATGCTGGGCGTGGACGAATATCTCCGCAAACCGTTCGCCATGGATCGCCTGATTGCCGCTGTTGAACGGCTCCTTGGCCAGTCGGCAGGCGAATAG
- the arsC gene encoding arsenate reductase (glutaredoxin) (This arsenate reductase requires both glutathione and glutaredoxin to convert arsenate to arsenite, after which the efflux transporter formed by ArsA and ArsB can extrude the arsenite from the cell, providing resistance.) has product MTDATIYHNPRCTKSRETLELLRSREIDVKVVEYLKTPPSREELQGLLKSLQLEPRQLIRKKDFQGLGLPPTEDPQALIELMVQHPRIIERPIVVVGNQARLGRPPENVLELLDE; this is encoded by the coding sequence ATGACCGATGCGACCATTTATCACAACCCCCGCTGCACCAAAAGCCGGGAAACCCTGGAACTGCTCCGTTCCAGGGAGATCGACGTCAAGGTCGTGGAGTATCTGAAAACGCCGCCTTCTCGCGAGGAACTGCAGGGCTTGCTCAAGAGCCTGCAGCTGGAGCCGCGGCAGCTGATTCGGAAGAAGGACTTCCAGGGCCTGGGGCTACCGCCGACGGAAGATCCGCAAGCGTTAATCGAGTTGATGGTGCAGCACCCGCGGATTATTGAACGTCCGATTGTCGTGGTGGGAAACCAGGCCCGGCTGGGACGTCCGCCCGAGAACGTCCTGGAACTGCTGGACGAGTAG
- a CDS encoding UTP--glucose-1-phosphate uridylyltransferase codes for MTIDIAVVPVAGHGTRLLPLTKSQPKEMLSIGRKPVVQYVVEELAKNGIRRLLFITSHGKSSIEQHFDIDEQLIDYLRETGREEQLSELDFERFDMKYFYTRQRRQLGLGHAVLCAQPLIGDQYFVTALGDSIIGLNAQSEIVSRMTNELVRSGADIAVAFEEVPPSEVVRYGIAQPKGVTDDIFELVDLVEKPTVEEAPSNLAVAARYVFSPRIFEALERTPPGKGGEIQLTDAMRLVLREGGKGIGFRLPPGVHRFDIGNFQSYFQAFAEFALADPVYGAPLREFMEKLLRQGSD; via the coding sequence ATGACGATCGATATCGCGGTTGTGCCGGTCGCTGGCCACGGCACGCGTCTGCTTCCGCTTACAAAGAGCCAGCCGAAGGAAATGCTTTCAATCGGCCGCAAACCGGTGGTGCAGTACGTGGTGGAGGAACTGGCCAAAAACGGCATCCGTCGTCTGCTGTTTATTACTTCGCACGGCAAGTCCTCGATCGAGCAGCACTTCGACATCGATGAACAGCTGATTGACTACCTGCGAGAAACGGGCCGCGAGGAACAGTTATCAGAGTTGGATTTTGAACGCTTTGATATGAAGTATTTTTACACCCGGCAAAGACGCCAGCTGGGACTGGGGCATGCCGTGCTGTGCGCCCAACCGTTGATTGGGGACCAGTACTTTGTAACGGCGCTGGGCGATTCGATCATTGGCCTCAACGCCCAAAGCGAGATTGTATCGCGCATGACGAACGAGCTTGTTCGGTCGGGCGCCGACATTGCCGTCGCCTTTGAAGAAGTTCCCCCCAGCGAGGTGGTGCGGTACGGTATCGCCCAGCCCAAAGGGGTTACTGACGATATCTTTGAGCTGGTCGACCTGGTCGAAAAACCAACCGTGGAAGAAGCTCCCAGCAATCTCGCAGTGGCTGCCCGATACGTGTTCAGTCCGCGCATTTTTGAAGCGCTGGAGCGCACGCCGCCCGGCAAAGGGGGCGAGATCCAGCTGACCGATGCGATGCGTCTGGTGCTACGGGAAGGCGGCAAAGGGATCGGCTTCCGCTTGCCGCCGGGCGTGCATCGCTTTGATATCGGCAACTTTCAAAGCTACTTCCAGGCGTTTGCAGAGTTCGCCCTGGCGGATCCTGTCTATGGCGCTCCGTTGCGGGAGTTTATGGAAAAGTTACTTCGCCAGGGGAGCGACTGA
- a CDS encoding beta-galactosidase trimerization domain-containing protein encodes MRCCIAVAVLVLSGATRHVDAQTPQAAQNWGKARPAITVQPDGLYVAEAEEFQPIAPQAEGWQAKPFGENYYAATFANCFLSRQAFLGAPAQCEESVATINVDIQEAGRYLVLVRYEAAYRFETQFRVQVEQKGKKVVDRLYGARKNVKVWAFRQKLQTEVGWSWGAVENVVWEGHNVFASLQPGPAVIRLIAGKQPTPAAKRNVDLVMLTTDVDQVNMRIEKENYLPLDGMLTQSGDVHLKVTNLGAEPLKFTGGRAPSGGNWTEHSPYWVHLRNWKAPVIEVAPRQTSDWVEVGGLMDTLSGGQWSWTGNGKYKAEFGLKNPQGKIEPLAVFTGDGDLKLAADGDTRYSRRLRTTDAVVYDLLAWLKKENPAPHGKAPRLTPIFGYTFPAIEGNAKHQAAVAEFKQMFGLTDTQGGSTRGLGYIDVRSVATPKLAEYCQNLGAEAKQIRVVSLGDEISLPRPKGDAAGEQFHAWLKSRGLKPADILPAAGNAWEKIIYSVDPKLKDSQPGVYYWSMRYLYHYGIQATKERTDILRKHLPQAAIGANYSPHYPQEHMFLGEVYKWVSVFRENGMTLPWSEDYIWQVAVGTPQMNNINLDLFRAANRAHPERDVMYYVMAHAPNNTPRQWRRLFHGAVGHGATMINLFEFRPVQTAYTENHVDEPAMYGEVLKSFRELGTYEDIIQQGQVKAGQAALWFSETGDIWGDSKGSHAAAKRGLYTAIRHQQIPLDFIVEDDALSGVLSQYKVLYLTDAHVSSAASTKIAAWVQAGGQLFATAGAGMFDEQNQPNATLRNLLGVQQQSLEEPADKQIIWLKQDLPFTASMATVDWPVSEDPPEAVAMPVYSVRSRITTTEKPMAMFRDGGPAVVVRQAGKGKATYCAFLPSLSYYAPAIPQLPVDRGASDDAMVHFLPTDFDPQAAALIAAPAEGLHPSVLCSQPLVESTVIESKSGTAVFLVNWTPDRVSDLKVTITLPGTGKKAKLASGAPLKMETGENGAQVVTLDLETADVLIFR; translated from the coding sequence ATGCGTTGCTGCATCGCCGTTGCCGTGCTCGTCCTGTCAGGCGCAACTCGCCATGTGGACGCGCAAACACCCCAGGCGGCCCAAAATTGGGGCAAGGCCCGGCCCGCAATAACGGTGCAGCCCGACGGTCTGTATGTGGCCGAAGCCGAAGAGTTTCAGCCCATCGCACCGCAAGCGGAAGGCTGGCAGGCGAAACCTTTTGGCGAAAACTACTACGCCGCCACTTTTGCCAACTGCTTTCTCAGTCGCCAGGCTTTTCTGGGGGCGCCGGCGCAGTGCGAAGAATCGGTCGCCACGATCAACGTCGACATCCAAGAAGCCGGCCGCTACCTGGTCCTGGTTCGCTACGAGGCGGCCTACCGCTTTGAAACCCAGTTCCGCGTGCAGGTCGAACAAAAAGGCAAGAAGGTCGTCGATCGACTGTACGGCGCCCGCAAAAACGTCAAGGTCTGGGCGTTCCGCCAGAAGCTGCAGACCGAAGTCGGCTGGAGCTGGGGCGCGGTCGAGAACGTGGTCTGGGAAGGACATAACGTCTTTGCCAGTCTGCAGCCGGGACCGGCCGTGATCCGCCTGATCGCCGGCAAACAGCCGACGCCGGCGGCCAAACGGAACGTCGATCTGGTCATGCTGACGACCGACGTCGACCAGGTCAACATGCGCATTGAAAAGGAGAACTACCTCCCGCTCGACGGCATGCTGACCCAGTCAGGCGACGTGCACCTTAAAGTGACGAACCTGGGAGCTGAACCGCTGAAGTTCACCGGCGGACGAGCCCCCAGCGGCGGCAACTGGACCGAACATTCTCCCTACTGGGTCCACCTGCGGAACTGGAAAGCGCCCGTCATCGAAGTCGCTCCCCGCCAGACCAGCGACTGGGTTGAGGTCGGCGGGCTGATGGATACGCTGTCCGGCGGCCAGTGGTCCTGGACCGGCAACGGCAAGTACAAGGCCGAGTTCGGTCTGAAGAATCCGCAGGGAAAGATCGAACCGCTTGCCGTCTTTACCGGCGATGGCGATCTCAAACTGGCGGCCGACGGCGACACGCGATACTCCCGTCGCTTGCGCACGACCGACGCTGTCGTTTACGACCTGCTCGCCTGGCTCAAAAAAGAGAATCCGGCCCCGCACGGCAAGGCGCCCCGGCTGACCCCGATCTTTGGCTACACCTTTCCAGCAATCGAAGGGAATGCAAAACACCAGGCGGCCGTCGCCGAGTTCAAGCAGATGTTCGGTTTGACCGACACCCAGGGCGGCTCCACCCGCGGCCTGGGATATATCGATGTCCGCAGCGTCGCCACGCCCAAACTGGCCGAGTACTGCCAGAACCTGGGCGCCGAGGCGAAACAGATCCGCGTCGTCAGTCTGGGAGACGAGATCAGCCTGCCCCGCCCCAAAGGCGACGCCGCCGGCGAACAGTTCCACGCCTGGTTAAAAAGTCGCGGACTCAAGCCGGCCGACATCCTGCCGGCCGCCGGTAATGCCTGGGAAAAGATCATTTACAGCGTCGACCCCAAGCTGAAAGACTCGCAGCCCGGCGTGTATTACTGGTCGATGCGGTACCTTTACCACTACGGCATCCAGGCGACAAAAGAGCGGACCGACATCCTCCGCAAGCACCTGCCCCAGGCGGCGATCGGGGCCAACTACTCCCCCCATTACCCACAGGAACATATGTTCCTGGGCGAGGTCTACAAGTGGGTCAGCGTGTTCCGCGAGAACGGCATGACGCTGCCCTGGAGCGAGGACTACATCTGGCAAGTGGCGGTCGGCACGCCGCAAATGAACAACATCAATCTGGATCTGTTCCGCGCCGCCAACCGGGCCCATCCTGAGCGCGACGTGATGTACTATGTGATGGCCCATGCCCCCAACAACACGCCGCGACAGTGGCGTCGCCTGTTCCATGGCGCGGTCGGTCACGGGGCGACCATGATCAATCTGTTTGAGTTTCGTCCCGTGCAGACGGCCTACACCGAGAATCACGTTGACGAACCGGCCATGTACGGCGAAGTACTGAAGAGCTTTCGAGAGCTCGGCACCTACGAAGACATTATCCAGCAAGGCCAGGTCAAAGCAGGCCAGGCTGCACTCTGGTTCAGCGAGACAGGCGACATCTGGGGAGACAGCAAAGGCTCACACGCCGCCGCCAAACGGGGTCTTTATACGGCCATTCGCCATCAACAGATTCCGCTCGATTTTATCGTGGAAGACGACGCTCTTTCCGGCGTGTTGTCCCAGTACAAAGTTCTGTACCTGACCGACGCCCATGTCAGTTCAGCCGCCTCGACAAAGATCGCCGCCTGGGTGCAGGCCGGCGGACAACTTTTCGCCACGGCAGGCGCCGGGATGTTCGATGAACAGAACCAGCCCAATGCCACGTTGCGCAACCTGTTGGGCGTGCAGCAGCAATCGCTGGAGGAACCGGCCGACAAACAGATAATCTGGCTGAAGCAGGATCTGCCCTTTACCGCTTCGATGGCGACCGTCGACTGGCCGGTCAGTGAAGATCCTCCAGAAGCCGTCGCCATGCCGGTTTACAGTGTGCGCAGTCGCATCACCACCACCGAGAAACCCATGGCCATGTTCCGCGACGGCGGACCTGCTGTGGTCGTTCGCCAGGCAGGCAAAGGGAAGGCGACCTACTGTGCGTTTCTGCCCAGCCTGAGCTACTACGCGCCGGCGATCCCCCAGTTGCCGGTCGACCGCGGCGCTTCCGACGACGCGATGGTGCACTTCCTGCCAACGGACTTCGATCCCCAGGCGGCCGCCCTGATCGCGGCCCCAGCGGAGGGACTGCATCCGTCCGTGCTCTGCAGCCAGCCGCTGGTGGAGTCGACCGTCATTGAATCCAAGTCAGGCACGGCCGTCTTCCTGGTCAACTGGACGCCCGATCGCGTTTCGGATCTGAAAGTCACCATTACGCTGCCCGGGACTGGAAAGAAAGCAAAGCTCGCCAGCGGCGCTCCCTTAAAGATGGAGACGGGCGAAAACGGCGCGCAGGTGGTTACGCTGGATCTGGAAACGGCCGATGTGCTGATATTCCGTTAA